Proteins from one Silurus meridionalis isolate SWU-2019-XX chromosome 3, ASM1480568v1, whole genome shotgun sequence genomic window:
- the sytl5 gene encoding synaptotagmin-like protein 5 isoform X1 encodes MAKTTEILNLSFLQENEREMILSVLQKDEKLRKREEKRIRKLKNELLELKRRGRRGNPEQRECGVCLRALGLILQRGTVCFECHRRVCSYCTAISSNSSITKCTVCAKSAELKVVTGEWFLEERAKRFEHTAVPSSDVIKQSILNSDLGDGRSDQKKIPLSGLDRPATPQSERSASPHSEKSTGRFMGKKKGTKPLAVESSGLPTTPNNMRLHTGRSPSQAERRKRPDGAESVCSVRSSDSIPEKISVGGMRKNSATPSIAVSRASLSSDRSRSELDLSNLGDGFTNDPLSARCRSVPGLTDADSDEDIDALMSAHYKTTRSISSAQSVSFTPGSQRKWGYLNVPDSDAETSSLNSIMSVYSEMGDYGNARVSGEILLNISYSYKTGALNVLVRECRCLATGDDRRQRTDPYVKTYLLPDKSRQSKRKTSIKSNTTDPVFNENLRYVVSHSQLETRTLQVSVWHNDRFGHNTFLGETELTFDSWEFDKQIEDWFPLQPRTECSTDSLMQYKGELTVVLKYIPADRNLSLPLDQIQVKRGFLKGKKSITLPKGGMVELLVKEAKNLTAVKSGSSDAFVKGYLLPDDKKSTKHKTAVVKRSVNPRWNHTFTYCGLQDSDLDSVCLELTVWDKEPLASNVFLGGLRLGAGTGFSYGKEVDWNDSYGEEQRLWQRMIDNPEVPQECTLMLRSSMAKKKT; translated from the exons ATGGCAAAGACAACCGAAATCCTGAACCTGTCCTTCCTCCAGGAGAACGAGCGAGAGATGATCCTCAGCGTTTTGCAAAAAGACGAGAAACTCCGCAAACGAGAGGAGAAGCGGATCAG AAAGCTAAAGAACGAGCTTTTGGAGCTGAAGCGACGCGGTCGACGTGGTAACCCAGAGCAGCGGGAGTGCGGCGTGTGTCTGCGTGCTCTGGGTCTGATCCTCCAGAGGGGCACTGTGTGTTTTGAGTGTCACCGTCGTGTCTGCAGCTACTGCACAGCTATCAGTTCAAACAGCAGTATCACCAAGTGCACTGTCTGTGCCAAATCTGC GGAGCTGAAGGTGGTCACAGGCGAATGGTTTTTAGAAGAACGGGCCAAGCGCTTTGAACACACGGCAGTTCCTAGCAGTGATGTCATCAAACAGTCCATCCTAAACAGTGATCTAG GAGATGGACGCTCTGACCAGAAGAAGATTCCACTATCAGGGCTGGACCGACCAGCTACGCCTCAATCTGAGCGGTCAGCCTCACCCCATTCTGAGAAGAGCACTGGTCGGTTTATGGGCAAGAAGAAAGG GACCAAACCTTTGGCTGTAGAGTCATCAGGGTTACCGACGACACCGAATAACATGCGCTTACACACGGGCCGATCACCGTCCCAGGctgaaagaaggaaaagg cccGATGGGGCTgagagtgtgtgcagtgtacGCAGCAGTGACAGTATTCCTGAAAAGATCAGCGTTGGAGGGATGCGAAAAAACTCTGCCACACCCTCTATTGCTGTTTCCAGAGCCTCGCTTTCATCAG ACCGCAGTCGGTCAGAGCTGGATCTCAGTAATCTGGGTGACGGGTTTACGAACGACCCCCTGTCTGCCCGCTGCCGCTCAGTTCCTGGGCTCACTGATGCC gaCTCAGATGAAGACATTGATGCCCTGATGTCCGCCCATTACAAAACCACCCGCAGCATCAGCAGTGCTCAATCTGTG TCTTTCACTCCAGGCTCACAGAGAAAGTGGGGCTACCTTAACGTACCCGACTCGGATGCTGAGACT AGCAGTCTGAACAGTATTATGAGCGTGTACAGTGAGATGGGCGACTACGGCAACGCACGTGTTTCCGGAGAGATCCTGCTAAACATCTCCTACAGCTATAAAACAGGAGCACTCAACGTTCTAGTGCGCGAGTGCCGCTGCCTAGCAACCGGAGACGACCGGAGACAGCGGACTGACCC TTATGTCAAAACCTACCTCTTACCCGACAAGTCCCGCCAGAGCAAGCGGAAAACCAGCATCAAAAGCAACACCACCGACCCAGTATTCAACGAGAACCTGAGG tATGTGGTGAGTCATTCCCAGCTGGAGACACGTACTCTACAGGTTTCCGTGTGGCACAATGACCGCTTCGGACACAACACCTTCTTAGGAGAGACTGAGCTGACCTTTGACTCATGGGAGTTTGACAAACAGATAGAGGATTGGTTCCCTTTGCAACCCAGa ACTGAGTGCTCCACAGACTCTTTGATGCAGTATAAGGGCGAGCTGACTGTTGTGCTTAAGTACATTCCAGCAGATAGAAACCTTTCACTACCACTGGACCAAATACAAG tgaaAAGGGGTTTTCTGAAAGGGAAGAAGAGTATCACTCTGCCAAAAGGAGGCATGGTAGAGCTGCTGGTTAAAGAAGCCAAAAACTTGACAGCTGTCAAATCCGGCTCTTCTGATGCATTTGTCAAAGG GTACCTGCTGCCCGATGACAAGAAAAGCACGAAACACAAGACTGCAGTGGTGAAGCGTTCAGTGAACCCACGCTGGAATCACACCTTCACCTATTGTGGCCTGCAGGACAGTGACCTGGACAGCGTATGTCTTGAGCTCACTGTCTGGGACAAAGAACCACTAGCAAGCAACGTCTTCCTTGGGGGACTGCGACTAGGAGCTGGGACTG GTTTTAGCTACGGGAAGGAGGTGGATTGGAATGATTCCTACGGTGAGGAGCAGCGACTATGGCAACGGATGATTGACAACCCAGAGGTTCCACAGGAATGTACACTGATGCTGAGGTCCAGCATGGCCAAAAAAAAGACGTAG
- the sytl5 gene encoding synaptotagmin-like protein 5 isoform X3 has protein sequence MAKTTEILNLSFLQENEREMILSVLQKDEKLRKREEKRIRKLKNELLELKRRGRRGNPEQRECGVCLRALGLILQRGTVCFECHRRVCSYCTAISSNSSITKCTVCAKSAELKVVTGEWFLEERAKRFEHTAVPSSDVIKQSILNSDLGDGRSDQKKIPLSGLDRPATPQSERSASPHSEKSTGRFMGKKKGTKPLAVESSGLPTTPNNMRLHTGRSPSQAERRKRPDGAESVCSVRSSDSIPEKISVGGMRKNSATPSIAVSRASLSSDRSRSELDLSNLGDGFTNDPLSARCRSVPGLTDADSDEDIDALMSAHYKTTRSISSAQSVSSLNSIMSVYSEMGDYGNARVSGEILLNISYSYKTGALNVLVRECRCLATGDDRRQRTDPYVKTYLLPDKSRQSKRKTSIKSNTTDPVFNENLRYVVSHSQLETRTLQVSVWHNDRFGHNTFLGETELTFDSWEFDKQIEDWFPLQPRTECSTDSLMQYKGELTVVLKYIPADRNLSLPLDQIQVKRGFLKGKKSITLPKGGMVELLVKEAKNLTAVKSGSSDAFVKGYLLPDDKKSTKHKTAVVKRSVNPRWNHTFTYCGLQDSDLDSVCLELTVWDKEPLASNVFLGGLRLGAGTGFSYGKEVDWNDSYGEEQRLWQRMIDNPEVPQECTLMLRSSMAKKKT, from the exons ATGGCAAAGACAACCGAAATCCTGAACCTGTCCTTCCTCCAGGAGAACGAGCGAGAGATGATCCTCAGCGTTTTGCAAAAAGACGAGAAACTCCGCAAACGAGAGGAGAAGCGGATCAG AAAGCTAAAGAACGAGCTTTTGGAGCTGAAGCGACGCGGTCGACGTGGTAACCCAGAGCAGCGGGAGTGCGGCGTGTGTCTGCGTGCTCTGGGTCTGATCCTCCAGAGGGGCACTGTGTGTTTTGAGTGTCACCGTCGTGTCTGCAGCTACTGCACAGCTATCAGTTCAAACAGCAGTATCACCAAGTGCACTGTCTGTGCCAAATCTGC GGAGCTGAAGGTGGTCACAGGCGAATGGTTTTTAGAAGAACGGGCCAAGCGCTTTGAACACACGGCAGTTCCTAGCAGTGATGTCATCAAACAGTCCATCCTAAACAGTGATCTAG GAGATGGACGCTCTGACCAGAAGAAGATTCCACTATCAGGGCTGGACCGACCAGCTACGCCTCAATCTGAGCGGTCAGCCTCACCCCATTCTGAGAAGAGCACTGGTCGGTTTATGGGCAAGAAGAAAGG GACCAAACCTTTGGCTGTAGAGTCATCAGGGTTACCGACGACACCGAATAACATGCGCTTACACACGGGCCGATCACCGTCCCAGGctgaaagaaggaaaagg cccGATGGGGCTgagagtgtgtgcagtgtacGCAGCAGTGACAGTATTCCTGAAAAGATCAGCGTTGGAGGGATGCGAAAAAACTCTGCCACACCCTCTATTGCTGTTTCCAGAGCCTCGCTTTCATCAG ACCGCAGTCGGTCAGAGCTGGATCTCAGTAATCTGGGTGACGGGTTTACGAACGACCCCCTGTCTGCCCGCTGCCGCTCAGTTCCTGGGCTCACTGATGCC gaCTCAGATGAAGACATTGATGCCCTGATGTCCGCCCATTACAAAACCACCCGCAGCATCAGCAGTGCTCAATCTGTG AGCAGTCTGAACAGTATTATGAGCGTGTACAGTGAGATGGGCGACTACGGCAACGCACGTGTTTCCGGAGAGATCCTGCTAAACATCTCCTACAGCTATAAAACAGGAGCACTCAACGTTCTAGTGCGCGAGTGCCGCTGCCTAGCAACCGGAGACGACCGGAGACAGCGGACTGACCC TTATGTCAAAACCTACCTCTTACCCGACAAGTCCCGCCAGAGCAAGCGGAAAACCAGCATCAAAAGCAACACCACCGACCCAGTATTCAACGAGAACCTGAGG tATGTGGTGAGTCATTCCCAGCTGGAGACACGTACTCTACAGGTTTCCGTGTGGCACAATGACCGCTTCGGACACAACACCTTCTTAGGAGAGACTGAGCTGACCTTTGACTCATGGGAGTTTGACAAACAGATAGAGGATTGGTTCCCTTTGCAACCCAGa ACTGAGTGCTCCACAGACTCTTTGATGCAGTATAAGGGCGAGCTGACTGTTGTGCTTAAGTACATTCCAGCAGATAGAAACCTTTCACTACCACTGGACCAAATACAAG tgaaAAGGGGTTTTCTGAAAGGGAAGAAGAGTATCACTCTGCCAAAAGGAGGCATGGTAGAGCTGCTGGTTAAAGAAGCCAAAAACTTGACAGCTGTCAAATCCGGCTCTTCTGATGCATTTGTCAAAGG GTACCTGCTGCCCGATGACAAGAAAAGCACGAAACACAAGACTGCAGTGGTGAAGCGTTCAGTGAACCCACGCTGGAATCACACCTTCACCTATTGTGGCCTGCAGGACAGTGACCTGGACAGCGTATGTCTTGAGCTCACTGTCTGGGACAAAGAACCACTAGCAAGCAACGTCTTCCTTGGGGGACTGCGACTAGGAGCTGGGACTG GTTTTAGCTACGGGAAGGAGGTGGATTGGAATGATTCCTACGGTGAGGAGCAGCGACTATGGCAACGGATGATTGACAACCCAGAGGTTCCACAGGAATGTACACTGATGCTGAGGTCCAGCATGGCCAAAAAAAAGACGTAG
- the sytl5 gene encoding synaptotagmin-like protein 5 isoform X2, producing MAKTTEILNLSFLQENEREMILSVLQKDEKLRKREEKRIRKLKNELLELKRRGRRGNPEQRECGVCLRALGLILQRGTVCFECHRRVCSYCTAISSNSSITKCTVCAKSAELKVVTGEWFLEERAKRFEHTAVPSSDVIKQSILNSDLDGRSDQKKIPLSGLDRPATPQSERSASPHSEKSTGRFMGKKKGTKPLAVESSGLPTTPNNMRLHTGRSPSQAERRKRPDGAESVCSVRSSDSIPEKISVGGMRKNSATPSIAVSRASLSSDRSRSELDLSNLGDGFTNDPLSARCRSVPGLTDADSDEDIDALMSAHYKTTRSISSAQSVSFTPGSQRKWGYLNVPDSDAETSSLNSIMSVYSEMGDYGNARVSGEILLNISYSYKTGALNVLVRECRCLATGDDRRQRTDPYVKTYLLPDKSRQSKRKTSIKSNTTDPVFNENLRYVVSHSQLETRTLQVSVWHNDRFGHNTFLGETELTFDSWEFDKQIEDWFPLQPRTECSTDSLMQYKGELTVVLKYIPADRNLSLPLDQIQVKRGFLKGKKSITLPKGGMVELLVKEAKNLTAVKSGSSDAFVKGYLLPDDKKSTKHKTAVVKRSVNPRWNHTFTYCGLQDSDLDSVCLELTVWDKEPLASNVFLGGLRLGAGTGFSYGKEVDWNDSYGEEQRLWQRMIDNPEVPQECTLMLRSSMAKKKT from the exons ATGGCAAAGACAACCGAAATCCTGAACCTGTCCTTCCTCCAGGAGAACGAGCGAGAGATGATCCTCAGCGTTTTGCAAAAAGACGAGAAACTCCGCAAACGAGAGGAGAAGCGGATCAG AAAGCTAAAGAACGAGCTTTTGGAGCTGAAGCGACGCGGTCGACGTGGTAACCCAGAGCAGCGGGAGTGCGGCGTGTGTCTGCGTGCTCTGGGTCTGATCCTCCAGAGGGGCACTGTGTGTTTTGAGTGTCACCGTCGTGTCTGCAGCTACTGCACAGCTATCAGTTCAAACAGCAGTATCACCAAGTGCACTGTCTGTGCCAAATCTGC GGAGCTGAAGGTGGTCACAGGCGAATGGTTTTTAGAAGAACGGGCCAAGCGCTTTGAACACACGGCAGTTCCTAGCAGTGATGTCATCAAACAGTCCATCCTAAACAGTGATCTAG ATGGACGCTCTGACCAGAAGAAGATTCCACTATCAGGGCTGGACCGACCAGCTACGCCTCAATCTGAGCGGTCAGCCTCACCCCATTCTGAGAAGAGCACTGGTCGGTTTATGGGCAAGAAGAAAGG GACCAAACCTTTGGCTGTAGAGTCATCAGGGTTACCGACGACACCGAATAACATGCGCTTACACACGGGCCGATCACCGTCCCAGGctgaaagaaggaaaagg cccGATGGGGCTgagagtgtgtgcagtgtacGCAGCAGTGACAGTATTCCTGAAAAGATCAGCGTTGGAGGGATGCGAAAAAACTCTGCCACACCCTCTATTGCTGTTTCCAGAGCCTCGCTTTCATCAG ACCGCAGTCGGTCAGAGCTGGATCTCAGTAATCTGGGTGACGGGTTTACGAACGACCCCCTGTCTGCCCGCTGCCGCTCAGTTCCTGGGCTCACTGATGCC gaCTCAGATGAAGACATTGATGCCCTGATGTCCGCCCATTACAAAACCACCCGCAGCATCAGCAGTGCTCAATCTGTG TCTTTCACTCCAGGCTCACAGAGAAAGTGGGGCTACCTTAACGTACCCGACTCGGATGCTGAGACT AGCAGTCTGAACAGTATTATGAGCGTGTACAGTGAGATGGGCGACTACGGCAACGCACGTGTTTCCGGAGAGATCCTGCTAAACATCTCCTACAGCTATAAAACAGGAGCACTCAACGTTCTAGTGCGCGAGTGCCGCTGCCTAGCAACCGGAGACGACCGGAGACAGCGGACTGACCC TTATGTCAAAACCTACCTCTTACCCGACAAGTCCCGCCAGAGCAAGCGGAAAACCAGCATCAAAAGCAACACCACCGACCCAGTATTCAACGAGAACCTGAGG tATGTGGTGAGTCATTCCCAGCTGGAGACACGTACTCTACAGGTTTCCGTGTGGCACAATGACCGCTTCGGACACAACACCTTCTTAGGAGAGACTGAGCTGACCTTTGACTCATGGGAGTTTGACAAACAGATAGAGGATTGGTTCCCTTTGCAACCCAGa ACTGAGTGCTCCACAGACTCTTTGATGCAGTATAAGGGCGAGCTGACTGTTGTGCTTAAGTACATTCCAGCAGATAGAAACCTTTCACTACCACTGGACCAAATACAAG tgaaAAGGGGTTTTCTGAAAGGGAAGAAGAGTATCACTCTGCCAAAAGGAGGCATGGTAGAGCTGCTGGTTAAAGAAGCCAAAAACTTGACAGCTGTCAAATCCGGCTCTTCTGATGCATTTGTCAAAGG GTACCTGCTGCCCGATGACAAGAAAAGCACGAAACACAAGACTGCAGTGGTGAAGCGTTCAGTGAACCCACGCTGGAATCACACCTTCACCTATTGTGGCCTGCAGGACAGTGACCTGGACAGCGTATGTCTTGAGCTCACTGTCTGGGACAAAGAACCACTAGCAAGCAACGTCTTCCTTGGGGGACTGCGACTAGGAGCTGGGACTG GTTTTAGCTACGGGAAGGAGGTGGATTGGAATGATTCCTACGGTGAGGAGCAGCGACTATGGCAACGGATGATTGACAACCCAGAGGTTCCACAGGAATGTACACTGATGCTGAGGTCCAGCATGGCCAAAAAAAAGACGTAG
- the LOC124380144 gene encoding gamma-glutamylaminecyclotransferase-like, producing the protein MAHIFVYGTLKKGQPNYYRMLDTTTGNAKFLGRARTVEKYPLVIASKDNIPFLLNIPGEGHRVQGEVYSVDEPMLKFLDRFESCPQMYQRTKILLEVEEWVEEGVGTPQVGSTIDTFVYSTTTYKPEWLHFPTYDNYDSYGDHGLQYVTREARDS; encoded by the coding sequence ATGGCACATATTTTCGTATATGGCACTCTTAAAAAGGGCCAGCCCAACTACTACAGGATGTTGGACACCACTACAGGCAATGCCAAGTTCCTTGGCCGTGCTCGTACTGTTGAGAAATACCCCCTGGTGATAGCCAGCAAGGACAATATCCCCTTCCTCCTCAACATACCTGGAGAGGGACACCGTGTCCAGGGAGAAGTCTACAGTGTGGATGAACCGATGCTGAAGTTTCTTGACCGGTTTGAAAGCTGTCCACAAATGTACCAGCGAACAAAGATCCTGCTTGAGGTGGAGGAGTGGGTTGAAGAAGGAGTGGGGACACCTCAAGTTGGCAGTACCATTGACACATTTGTGTACAGTACGACTACTTACAAGCCTGAGTGGCTCCATTTTCCTACCTATGACAACTATGATTCATATGGTGATCACGGTCTGCAGTATGTAACTCGAGAAGCCAGAGACTCTTGA